From Rutidosis leptorrhynchoides isolate AG116_Rl617_1_P2 chromosome 3, CSIRO_AGI_Rlap_v1, whole genome shotgun sequence, a single genomic window includes:
- the LOC139896008 gene encoding uncharacterized protein, with amino-acid sequence MATADDGMTLYQNGGAGGKFRKKPIRRSAQTTPYARPPTAIRNNNPSLLSKLVDPASRLLYAGADRLFGVFRKRLPAITAPRIPENIEEPRKRIKEAVTNSALKISSRASEPVANEGEILASASAATETEIAATEISELENVLKQKTFTRSEIERLTALLHSRTTESDAGEGDKAKLPSMSHFLRHEPSSSGLLSDHVARESFRPPISTPLVNSRAFDEDVASPAELAKAYMGTRPAKVSPSTLRLGCQAPRQDSVLLNNTTIIPRTPIASPVTRTTDVFKGFENVMTTPRLRGRAAIHSMARTPYYRGPSTSSQKAVASPLLISSQSGWEQGGSSKAVKRMSSVLDDLGSGGPIRRIRQKANLPGSSQKLLLRNGAETKASKEKENAETSSNLGYASVPTESTKMASKIFEQLERMSPKEKPPVSRLALGSLDKVDSPKFLLSSLDEQKTPDTRELTTKSSDKVAENGSKKYAVPRNVLSSTNGDSTMAVRSNSLVGTNTESTFKVPAEPPQKKRAFQMSAHEDTLELDAHKHSNGYLSTDAPAEVKTPEPSKVNNISELHKFKNVDAPKSDFGPPEGSDTQPAQLSKSILTNDVTAPQKEPTVFPSVGTSIKSVEKASQFSFSAKEELSGVKPNTSLDIKSSESTSYSNLALKNERVQFSAFNSNNDNGSTQKSVNMFSNSETSSSASPFTTSASSIFSFGGSPKTNGPPASISSTFASLSSIPAPGTNTSNLFSTSATMLPTTTTSAASSASLTSAPTQVFSFEAAKTSTQPNCNISNSFTTGTGSSLFSFSSPPATSTTNNISGLFQASTQASTAITQAAPFKFGSSTTFSISGTTSVQSSSSGSSLFSSTSNTTTNAFGSGFSSTPSFGFSSAVASSDTIPVSSTSGSTTSIFGSTSWQSPQTSAFGSPSPFSFGASSTTSVPSAVNSHSVFGSSNTSASTGSSSMFSFTAAAATTNTASSSPVFGAASPINNDQMSVEDSMAEDSSKTPSSPFPAFTPASGGTPGFMFGSGNPTPSTPPFQFGGQTNQSQPPSQNPFQASGSVAFNGGGGFSLGSGGVDKSARRILRVKGKNRKK; translated from the exons ATGGCGACGGCGGACGACGGAATGACCCTCTACCAAAACGGCGGTGCCGGTGGTAAGTTTCGGAAGAAGCCTATTCGACGCAGTGCTCAAACGACGCCGTACGCTAGGCCTCCGACCGCAATCAGGAACAATAACCCTAGCCTGTTATCGAAACTTGTAGACCCTGCGTCCAGGTTATTATACGCAGGTGCTGATAGGCTTTTTGGCGTTTTTCGTAAACGGCTTCCTGCAATTACCGCGCCACGTATTCCAG AGAATATAGAAGAACCAAGGAAACGGATTAAAGAGGCTGTAACAAAT TCTGCATTAAAGATTTCTAGCCGAGCATCTGAACCTGTTGCTAATGAAGGTGAAATTTTAGCTAGCGCCTCTGCTGCCACTGAGACTGAGATTGCTGCCACTGAGATATCAGAGCTTGAGAATGTGCTGAAACAGAAAACTTTTACTAG ATCTGAAATTGAGAGACTGACTGCCTTGCTGCATTCGAGAACTACTGAGTCAGATGCTGGTGAGGGAGATAAAGCAAAGCTTCCTAGCATGTCTCACTTTTTGAGACATGAACCATCCTCTTCTGGCCTGTTGAGCGACCATGTGGCGAGGGAAAGTTTTCGTCCACCTATTTCTACTCCATTGGTCAATTCGAGA GCTTTTGACGAGGATGTGGCCTCACCTGCTGAGCTTGCAAAGGCTTACATGGGGACTCGGCCTGCTAAAGTATCTCCATCAACCCTGAGGTTAGGTTGCCAAGCACCAAGACAAGATTCAGTGTTGCTTAATAACACAACTATCATTCCAAGAACACCCATCGCATCACCTGTAACAAGGACCACCGATGTATTTAAAGGATTTGAAAATGTCATGACAACCCCTAGGCTTCGAGGAAGAGCAGCAATACACAGTATGGCACGCACACCATATTACAGAGGTCCCTCTACATCTAGTCAAAAG GCTGTGGCATCACCATTACTTATATCGTCTCAGTCTGGTTGGGAACAAGGAGGGTCAAGCAAG GCTGTTAAGCGCATGAGCTCTGTACTTGATGATCTTGGGTCTGGTGGGCCCATACGTAGAATTCGACAGAAAGCTAATCTTCCGGGTTCAAGTCAGAAACTGCTTTTAAGGAATGGAGCAGAGACAAAAGCCTCCAAGGAAAAAGAAAATGCGGAGACTAGCAGTAATCTAGGTTATGCCTCTGTTCCTACTGAGTCGACTAAAATGGCTTCAAAAATATTTGAGCAACTTGAAAGAATGAGCCCAAAGGAAAAACCTCCAGTTTCCAGGCTTGCTCTTGGAAGCCTCGACAAAGTTGATTCACCGAAGTTTCTTTTAAGCTCTCTAGATGAGCAGAAAACACCCGACACTCGTGAGTTAACCACCAAAAGCAGTGATAAAGTTGCGGAAAACGGGTCTAAAAAGTATGCTGTTCCTCGTAATGTGCTCAGCTCAACCAATGGAGATTCCACAATGGCTGTAAGAAGTAATTCACTAGTTGGTACAAACACTGAATCAACATTTAAGGTGCCTGCTGAGCCGCCTCAAAAGAAACGGGCTTTTCAGATGAGTGCACATGAG GATACTCTGGAGCTCGATGCCCACAAGCATTCGAATGGGTATTTATCTACCGATGCACCTGCTGAGGTCAAAACTCCTGAGCCGTCTAAAGTCAACAATATTTCAGAATTACACAAGTTCAAAAATGTTGATGCTCCAAAATCTGATTTTGGACCTCCTGAAGGTAGTGATACTCAGCCAGCTCAGCTTTCTAAATCAATATTGACAAATGATGTGACGGCCCCACAGAAGGAACCAACGGTGTTCCCGTCAGTTGGCACGAGCATCAAAAGTGTTGAGAAGGCATCACAATTCTCATTTTCAGCCAAGGAGGAGCTTTCAGGAGTAAAACCGAACACTAGTCTAGATATAAAATCATCTGAGTCAACCAG CTATTCTAATTTAGCTCTGAAAAACGAGCGTGTACAGTTTTCAGCCTTTAACAGTAATAATGATAATGGCAGCACTCAGAAATCTGTAAATATGTTCAGCAATTCAGAAACTTCATCCTCTGCTAGTCCTTTTACAACATCAGCAAGTAGTATTTTCTCGTTTGGTGGTTCTCCAAAGACTAACGGGCCTCCTGCTTCGATCTCATCTACTTTTGCTTCTTTGTCTTCTATCCCAGCTCCTGGTACTAACACAAGTAACCTTTTTAGTACTAGTGCCACAATGTTACCCACCACCACCACATCTGCTGCTAGTAGTGCTTCCCTTACATCTGCACCAACTCAAGTATTCAGTTTTGAGGCTGCAAAGACCAGCACACAACCAAATTGCAACATTAGCAACTCATTCACAACGGGTACTGGAAGTAGCTTATTTAGTTTTAGCTCTCCGCCAGCTACATCAACCACCAATAACATCAGTGGGTTGTTTCAGGCAAGTACACAGGCATCTACTGCTATTACTCAAGCAGCACCATTTAAATTTGGCTCATCCACCACCTTTTCAATTTCTGGGACTACCAGTGTCCAGTCATCTAGTTCAGGGAGTTCTCTTTTTAGTTCCACCAGTAATACAACCACCAACGCATTTGGTTCTGGTTTCAGTTCAACACCTAGTTTTGGCTTTAGCTCAGCTGTTGCCTCCTCAGATACTATCCCGGTTAGTTCAACCAGTGGTTCTACTACCAGCATCTTCGGTTCCACATCTTGGCAGTCTCCTCAAACATCTGCTTTTGGCTCTCCATCACCGTTTTCTTTTGGGGCGTCTTCTACTACATCCGTGCCTTCCGCCGTTAACTCACATAGCGTGTTTGGATCATCTAATACAAGTGCTTCTACTGGATCATCATCCATGTTTTCATTTACTGCAGCTGCTGCTACTACAAATACAGCATCCTCGTCTCCTGTTTTTGGAGCAGCTTCACCCATAAATAATGATCAGATGAGCGTGGAAGACAGCATGGCTGAGGACTCATCTAAAACACCCAGTTCTCCGTTTCCTGCATTTACTCCAGCTTCTGGTGGCACGCCAGGTTTCATGTTTGGTTCGGGGAACCCAACTCCATCGACACCTCCTTTTCAATTTGGTGGGCAGACAAACCAATCACAGCCACCGTCTCAGAATCCATTTCAGGCATCTGGTAGTGTAGCGTTCAATGGTGGAGGAGGTTTCTCGTTAGGTTCTGGTGGAGTCGATAAGTCCGCTAGAAGAATTTTGAGAGTAAAAGGCAAGAACAGGAAGAAGTGA
- the LOC139896009 gene encoding glycine-rich RNA-binding protein 4, mitochondrial-like, with product MGKTSLPHLARRVITSSSSHFRCFSTTPSSNNKLFVAGLSWSVDEKSLKEAFSSFGDVSEVRIMYDKDSGRSRGFGFVNFSKEDEAASAKDAMDGKAFLGRPLKVCFALDKVHREPVTTRHTNSRISFGRNH from the exons ATGGGGAAGACGAGCTTACCACATCTTGCGAGACGAGTAATTACCTCATCATCTTCACACTTTCGCTGTTTTTCTACTACGCCTTCTTCCAACAACAAATTATTCGTCGCAG GGTTATCATGGTCAGTAGATGAAAAATCATTAAAAGAAGCATTTTCTTCATTTGGAGATGTATCAGAAG TTAGGATTATGTACGATAAAGATAGTGGTAGGTCAAGAGGTTTCGGGTTTGTAAATTTCTCAAAAGAAGATGAAGCGGCTTCAGCAAAAGACGCCATGGATGGAAAG GCTTTTTTAGGACGGCCACTAAAAGTGTGCTTTGCACTGGACAAAGTCCATCGAGAACCTGTAACTACTCGCCATACTAACAGCAGAATTAGTTTTGGTCGAAACCACTGA